Below is a genomic region from Catenuloplanes atrovinosus.
GGCACGCCGCCAGGTCGAGGCCGGAGTAGGCAAGAAAGAGAATCCCCGACACGGCGGCGCTCGTCGTGAAGCGCAGGTATTCGCGGGCCGCGGCCACCAGCCGCACGGCGATCTCCCGCCGGTCCCCGCCCGCGCCACCCGTGCCCAGCAGCGGGAACAGGACCGTGAGATCCCGTTCTTTCAGCTCCTCCACCCGCCGCATGACGGCGGGGACACAGCGGCCGATGTCGCTGATCGGCCGTGAACCCAACCCCGGCTCGGCCGACACGGCGGCCGCGTGCGCGATGTAGCGGACGTTGTTGCGCACGGCCAGTTCGCCTGAACCGGTGACGATCACGGAACCGGCCGGCACCGGACGCCGCCCGGCCACCTTCGCGTCCAGTTCGTCCGCGATCACGTCGTCCACGATTCGCCCCAGATCGTCGTGCCGAGCGCCCAGATACCGAATGACGGCGGACACCGAGAAGTCGATGAACCGGGCCATCATCATCTCGGTGTTCTCCGAGTTGACCCAGACCTCGGCACACCGGACATCGCAGATGTCCCCGGTGACGACGCCGACCGTACGGGTCCGGCCGTCCACGTCGGAGACCACTTCCTGCGTGAATATCCGCTGCTCGGGCAGCTTTCCCGGGTGGATTCCACCGTTGCCGCCCCGGCTTCGCGCGGCCCACAGCCTCGCGTGCTCCCGGCGCCATCGATTCAGCAGTTCGCTACGAAGTTCGGAGTCCTGACCGTGCGTGGCGGCCAGGCACACGCCCACTATCGCCCTGACGATCTCCCAGCGCGGCGGCGCGACGATCCGCCCGTTGAGGATCTCGAACAGTCGCGCACGGCCCACCGGGATGTCGTTGTGCGCCGCCAGATACGCCTTGGTGAGTCCGGCCTCCTCGCGCAGCAGGTCAAGGCGTCGACAAAAGTCACCTAAAGTATCGGCGCCAGCACTTTCGGCACCGCCGGTCGAGATCATTCCGTCTCCCCCCATCCGGAGACCGGACGAAACCAGACGGGCCTTGAGCAGGCCGCACGTCAAGGAAACGTCCGTCTTGGTCCAGATTTATTGCATGCGCGCAGCGGATCGCGCCACTGTCTCTAGCGACTCTCCGCGATGGATCAATACGCGCCTCAGCCGGAGCGCGTACGTGTATCAACCTCGAGGCGACAGCACAAGCCTAGTGGACGAGCAAGCCGGACTCGCATGAATGAACGGCCGATATCCGCATCCGGAAAGACCTGCGCGAGCGGGCCGATGGGGGGAACGCGATGACCATCATCCTAGATCAATCAAATTCACATCATGATGATCAATTCTACGAACGCTCTCCGATGCGCACAGTCGATCAATTGATGTGCGCCGCCGCGCACAACGTCGATAGATTCGCCGGGTACGTCACATTCATGCTGCTCCACCGTCTCCAGGCGGGATCGCCGTCCTGCGCCGACGATCCTGTGGCGCTGCTGCGGCACGCCGTGCGGGCCGACCGGCTGCGCGTCGCACGGGACATCGCGCTGGCCGTCCTGGTCGTCGTGACGATGGGTGTGGACGTGGCCATGATGACGACTCGGTCCGGCGTCCACGTCGCGACGGCGACGACCCTGATCGTCGCCGGGATCGTCACCGGCCGCCGGGCCATGTGGCTCGGCGTAACCGCCTGCTGCTCCTGGGCCTGGCGGAATCGAGGGCATCCCCGAAGCGGCTTCGCCGTGGCCCTGGCCGGGGTCGGCCTCATCTCGCTCACCGTCGTCGCCTGGGAGGTGCAGGCCTGGCGCTACCTCGTGCCCCCGGCCGCCGCGCTGCTCACCGGCTACGTGATCGTGGCCGCGGAACGGATGATCGCGCATGGCCGGGCCGCCGCGATCCTCGCGCCGGGCGCGCCGCCGCCCGGTGAACTCGCGCCGCCGCTGCCCGCCAAGCTCGAAACGCGCATCGCCCGGCTGGCGACGATGAACGTCGTGGTCTACGCGCAGTCGCGCGCCCCGGCGCCGTTCGTCGGCAGCGGCATGCCGGTCCGGCCCTGGAACCTCGCCTTCGACGTGCGTCGCGGCGCGGACGACGGCAACAACGGGGAGAAAATCTTCAAACAGTTCGATCTGGCCGCCTTCCACCGCTGCCTGGAGGAGTCGTTCGACATCGAGTGCCGGATGGAGAGCACGACCGCACGGCAGCTGACCACCGGGCACC
It encodes:
- a CDS encoding macro domain-containing protein, producing the protein MISTGGAESAGADTLGDFCRRLDLLREEAGLTKAYLAAHNDIPVGRARLFEILNGRIVAPPRWEIVRAIVGVCLAATHGQDSELRSELLNRWRREHARLWAARSRGGNGGIHPGKLPEQRIFTQEVVSDVDGRTRTVGVVTGDICDVRCAEVWVNSENTEMMMARFIDFSVSAVIRYLGARHDDLGRIVDDVIADELDAKVAGRRPVPAGSVIVTGSGELAVRNNVRYIAHAAAVSAEPGLGSRPISDIGRCVPAVMRRVEELKERDLTVLFPLLGTGGAGGDRREIAVRLVAAAREYLRFTTSAAVSGILFLAYSGLDLAACQTAFRTAGIGLGR